From a region of the Methanobrevibacter sp. TMH8 genome:
- a CDS encoding metallophosphoesterase: MKILGISDIHGKEYEGLYSYLEKNDIDLIIVSGDITNFGPLEFVEEFFNKLSSYDSTIVAIPGNCDPEGVVERIDQSPAICVHEDVIDFDNLVIYGFGGSNPTPFDTPREFDEETLYNSIKSVMESKNIDSVKETTDNFPYGKISILVTHAPPKDTETDKIADGGHVGSWGVRKIIEEYQPRLNFCGHIHESRGFDMIDNTIIVNPGMLEDGYGSLIEIDNNNNIIANFVELK; this comes from the coding sequence TTGAAGATATTAGGCATAAGCGACATTCATGGCAAGGAATATGAAGGACTATATAGCTACTTGGAAAAAAATGACATTGACCTTATAATAGTTTCTGGAGATATAACTAATTTTGGCCCATTAGAATTTGTAGAAGAGTTTTTTAATAAACTTTCTAGTTATGATTCTACAATAGTAGCTATTCCTGGAAATTGTGATCCAGAGGGAGTAGTTGAGAGGATTGATCAATCTCCGGCTATTTGTGTTCATGAAGATGTTATTGATTTTGATAATTTAGTTATTTATGGTTTTGGAGGTTCTAATCCTACTCCATTTGATACTCCTAGAGAATTTGATGAAGAAACTCTATATAATTCTATAAAATCGGTGATGGAATCAAAAAACATTGATTCTGTTAAAGAAACAACTGATAATTTTCCTTATGGAAAAATTTCTATTTTAGTTACACATGCTCCTCCTAAGGATACTGAAACAGATAAAATTGCAGATGGGGGTCATGTTGGAAGTTGGGGTGTTAGGAAAATTATTGAAGAATATCAACCTCGTTTAAATTTCTGTGGTCATATTCATGAATCGAGAGGTTTTGACATGATTGATAATACTATTATAGTCAATCCTGGAATGCTTGAAGATGGGTATGGCTCTTTAATAGAAATTGATAACAATAACAATATTATAGCTAATTTTGTTGAATTAAAATGA
- the hdrC gene encoding CoB--CoM heterodisulfide reductase subunit C: MSVFERLKTLFTGSKNDVVENNSDEKVLDQKKSDKTSDLRPKQTDSNTKEEKVVSSSTAKVEVVEVEAPTATPESKKSGNAKIEAKTETKDEKVEEKENKDHSDNDSKNKEEKRDNMTLLNTEDNKLTLSNVDPEFTQVFKDAGIDSVEICFQCGTCTGGCPSGRRTPYRVRQLVRKCLMGLKDEVISDDSLWMCTTCYTCQERCPREIKIVEIVKMARNIAAQNGFMAPAHKATGSFVIKTGHGVPINDATMELRKRVGLDELPPTTHSFPEALEEVQKICELTGFDDLIGYNKATGELE; the protein is encoded by the coding sequence ATGTCTGTTTTTGAACGGCTAAAGACTCTTTTTACAGGGTCAAAAAATGATGTAGTTGAGAATAATTCTGATGAAAAGGTATTGGATCAGAAAAAATCAGATAAAACATCTGATTTAAGACCTAAACAGACAGACTCAAATACAAAAGAAGAAAAAGTTGTTTCTTCATCTACAGCTAAAGTTGAAGTAGTTGAAGTAGAAGCTCCAACTGCCACTCCTGAAAGTAAAAAGTCTGGAAATGCAAAAATTGAAGCTAAAACTGAAACTAAAGATGAAAAAGTTGAAGAGAAAGAAAATAAAGATCATTCAGATAATGATTCTAAAAATAAAGAAGAAAAGAGAGATAATATGACTCTATTAAATACTGAAGATAATAAATTAACATTAAGTAATGTTGATCCAGAATTTACCCAAGTCTTTAAAGATGCTGGAATAGATTCTGTAGAAATTTGTTTCCAATGTGGAACCTGTACTGGTGGATGTCCTTCTGGAAGAAGAACTCCATATAGGGTAAGACAATTAGTAAGAAAATGTTTAATGGGATTAAAAGATGAAGTAATCTCTGATGACTCTTTATGGATGTGTACTACTTGTTACACTTGCCAAGAAAGATGTCCTCGTGAAATAAAAATTGTCGAAATCGTTAAGATGGCAAGAAATATTGCTGCACAAAACGGATTTATGGCTCCTGCACACAAGGCTACTGGTTCTTTTGTTATAAAAACTGGTCATGGTGTACCAATTAATGATGCTACTATGGAACTTAGAAAAAGAGTTGGACTTGATGAATTACCACCAACTACTCATTCTTTCCCAGAAGCTTTAGAAGAAGTACAAAAAATATGTGAACTCACTGGTTTTGATGACTTAATTGGATACAATAAAGCTACTGGAGAGCTTGAATAA
- a CDS encoding 2-phosphoglycerate kinase, which translates to MIMIQGEVSGKIYTEPFSKGVLSRSLTRAEMGPNKAYAFASCIESKLIENNISLITIDELVELIVEDLREEDSEIAEKYISWRKIKKGTEPLIILIGGASGVGTSSIAFEIANRLGIRNMISTDMIREVMRKIVSKELSPVIHESSFTAYKGMRVQPPPEFDDVLAGFRDHVDTVSVGIDAVIERSLKEGISIVIEGVHIVPGFIKEELMEKDNVVMFVLTLQDKEIHKGRFYSRCRQMWARRPLQRYLDNFFAIRKTHKYFESQARKFEVPAIENIDVVTTIDSIIKHITETYGGISDVEKDKD; encoded by the coding sequence ATGATTATGATACAAGGTGAAGTTAGTGGAAAGATATACACTGAACCATTTTCTAAAGGAGTTCTTTCAAGATCTCTAACAAGAGCTGAAATGGGTCCTAATAAAGCTTATGCGTTTGCTTCTTGTATTGAATCTAAACTTATAGAAAATAATATAAGTCTCATTACTATTGATGAATTAGTTGAACTTATAGTCGAAGATTTAAGAGAAGAGGATTCTGAGATAGCTGAAAAATATATTTCTTGGAGAAAAATAAAAAAAGGAACTGAACCTCTGATTATATTAATTGGAGGAGCTTCTGGTGTTGGAACTTCTTCAATAGCTTTTGAAATAGCTAATCGTTTAGGTATTAGAAATATGATAAGTACTGATATGATTCGTGAAGTTATGCGTAAAATTGTATCTAAGGAATTAAGTCCAGTTATTCATGAATCAAGCTTTACAGCATATAAAGGAATGAGGGTTCAACCCCCTCCTGAATTTGATGATGTTTTAGCAGGTTTTAGGGATCATGTTGATACTGTAAGTGTTGGAATAGATGCTGTTATTGAAAGATCTTTAAAAGAAGGAATAAGTATAGTTATTGAAGGCGTTCATATTGTTCCAGGATTTATTAAAGAGGAACTAATGGAAAAAGATAATGTTGTAATGTTTGTACTTACTTTACAGGATAAAGAGATTCATAAAGGTAGATTTTACTCACGATGTAGACAAATGTGGGCTAGACGGCCATTACAAAGATACTTAGATAATTTTTTTGCAATAAGAAAAACTCATAAATATTTTGAATCTCAAGCAAGAAAATTTGAAGTTCCAGCTATTGAAAATATTGATGTTGTAACTACAATTGATTCAATAATTAAACATATTACTGAAACTTATGGAGGGATAAGTGATGTTGAAAAAGATAAAGATTAG
- a CDS encoding DUF2096 domain-containing protein, translating to MILLLPIEQTWLILVDLLTDLKKRGLDIPNSINKDISLLKTSINFYKKDMSHPDMIKEFDRANIIITDIQDKLLEYAENLDVEYYKEWVDKLRRANLGEEIYKQPETASKFIEGAPPGFSSAKVHLKKPIAEDRVQEIAEYNNIIIEFEDDTTLALFGNSDNIKMSLKEIAPFFNE from the coding sequence GTGATTTTATTGTTACCAATTGAACAAACATGGTTAATATTAGTTGATCTTCTTACGGATCTTAAAAAAAGAGGATTGGATATTCCTAATTCTATTAATAAAGATATTAGTCTTCTTAAAACTTCTATTAATTTTTACAAAAAAGATATGTCTCATCCTGACATGATTAAAGAATTTGATCGGGCAAATATTATTATTACAGATATACAAGATAAACTTCTTGAATATGCTGAAAATTTAGATGTAGAATATTATAAAGAATGGGTTGATAAATTAAGAAGAGCTAATCTTGGAGAAGAAATATATAAACAACCAGAAACAGCTTCTAAATTCATTGAAGGAGCTCCGCCAGGTTTTTCGTCTGCAAAGGTTCATCTTAAAAAACCAATAGCTGAAGATCGTGTTCAAGAAATAGCTGAATATAATAATATTATAATAGAATTTGAGGATGATACAACTCTTGCTCTATTTGGAAATTCTGATAATATAAAAATGAGTTTAAAAGAAATAGCTCCTTTCTTTAATGAGTAA
- a CDS encoding DUF749 domain-containing protein — MFIATLGGIFRFKDLPKEYGPYVQFKATIEKREVKDDDELAILDITGTDSHHVLFLDSYDNIEEIKKELKDADAKVNHTTLKILEGHLS, encoded by the coding sequence ATGTTTATAGCAACACTAGGAGGAATATTTAGATTTAAAGATCTTCCTAAAGAATATGGCCCTTATGTACAGTTTAAAGCAACAATTGAGAAAAGAGAAGTAAAAGACGACGATGAATTAGCTATTTTAGATATTACCGGAACTGATAGTCATCATGTTCTTTTTTTAGATTCTTATGATAATATTGAAGAAATTAAAAAAGAATTAAAAGATGCAGATGCTAAAGTAAATCATACTACTTTGAAAATATTAGAAGGGCATTTAAGCTAG
- a CDS encoding type 1 glutamine amidotransferase domain-containing protein encodes MSKIVVILGDMFEDVEYTEPIKAFKQNNHEITVVGLEKGQIVKGKRGNASEKIEKSFQDVSINDFDALLIPGGYSPDELRADENAVQFTKKFVESGKPVFAICHAPQILITAKVIKGRKITGWKSIKQDIINAGAIFIDEEVVIDDNIISSRSPADIPAFVKASLKKLKE; translated from the coding sequence ATGAGCAAAATAGTAGTAATATTAGGAGATATGTTTGAAGATGTAGAATATACAGAACCTATAAAAGCTTTTAAACAGAACAATCATGAAATAACTGTTGTAGGACTTGAAAAAGGACAAATAGTAAAAGGTAAAAGAGGAAATGCATCAGAAAAAATTGAAAAATCATTTCAAGATGTGTCAATAAACGACTTCGATGCTCTCCTAATCCCTGGAGGATATTCACCAGATGAATTAAGAGCAGACGAAAATGCTGTACAATTTACAAAAAAATTTGTTGAAAGTGGTAAACCAGTATTTGCAATTTGCCATGCCCCACAGATTTTAATAACTGCCAAAGTTATAAAAGGTCGTAAAATCACAGGTTGGAAATCTATTAAACAAGATATAATAAATGCAGGAGCTATATTTATCGATGAAGAAGTTGTTATAGATGACAACATAATTTCAAGCAGAAGCCCAGCTGATATACCTGCTTTTGTTAAAGCATCCCTTAAAAAATTAAAAGAATAA
- a CDS encoding archaeosine tRNA-ribosyltransferase, which translates to MVDKFEIKSHDGPGRLGKLRDIMTPNVFDESDPNIFVSKDEESAYNVEREIAEWSVRRTIELAKEEKEKNSQCNIAVIQGSKYIDLRVQCAQELEKLGYNGLIIANGDDLLLHPRDLVDLIVELRRNIKPSSYLIFTFAECSFIPLLSYMGIDGFLTGAGDYYSYLNVLVSATKNYDLEVYKLFEMNQEQIASCNEQTINFVLTEVREHMKNKTLRNLVEERAATSPQNMSALKILDKKHQDYIQKYSQLY; encoded by the coding sequence ATGGTAGATAAATTTGAAATAAAAAGTCATGATGGTCCTGGAAGACTTGGAAAACTTAGAGATATTATGACACCGAATGTATTTGATGAGAGTGATCCAAATATTTTTGTAAGTAAAGATGAAGAATCTGCCTACAATGTTGAAAGAGAAATAGCTGAATGGAGCGTTAGAAGAACTATTGAATTAGCTAAGGAAGAAAAAGAAAAAAATTCTCAATGTAATATAGCTGTTATTCAAGGATCCAAATATATTGACCTTAGAGTTCAATGTGCACAAGAGTTAGAAAAACTCGGTTACAATGGATTGATTATAGCTAATGGAGATGATTTACTTCTTCACCCCAGAGATCTTGTTGATTTGATTGTAGAACTTAGGAGAAATATTAAACCCAGTAGTTATCTTATATTTACATTTGCAGAATGTTCATTTATACCATTACTTAGTTATATGGGAATAGATGGATTTTTAACTGGAGCTGGAGATTATTATAGCTATTTAAATGTTTTAGTATCGGCCACAAAGAATTATGACCTTGAAGTTTATAAGCTATTTGAAATGAATCAAGAACAAATAGCTAGTTGTAATGAACAGACTATTAATTTTGTATTAACTGAAGTTAGAGAACATATGAAGAATAAAACCCTTAGAAACCTTGTTGAAGAGCGAGCAGCTACAAGTCCTCAAAATATGTCTGCACTTAAGATATTAGATAAAAAACATCAAGATTATATCCAAAAATATAGTCAATTATATTAA
- a CDS encoding MarR family transcriptional regulator — translation MDYIFDENDILFRFIKISHMLKRLTQNKLKKCGITFEQWYILYFIHQNEGCNQNMLSKSTKKDTGAMTRSLNTLQKMGLIERKISYKDKREFLIYLTDNSKELYKEISELMLQNSKEIKSIFTESEFEQLNYLLDKLNSNLE, via the coding sequence ATGGATTATATTTTCGATGAAAACGATATTTTATTCAGATTTATCAAAATAAGTCATATGTTAAAAAGGTTAACTCAAAATAAACTTAAAAAATGTGGGATAACCTTTGAACAATGGTATATTCTATATTTCATACATCAAAATGAAGGATGTAATCAAAATATGCTTTCAAAATCTACAAAAAAAGATACAGGAGCTATGACCAGAAGTTTAAATACTCTTCAAAAAATGGGACTCATTGAAAGAAAAATTTCATATAAAGACAAAAGAGAATTTTTAATATATTTAACTGATAATAGTAAAGAGTTATATAAAGAAATATCAGAACTAATGCTTCAAAATTCTAAAGAAATTAAATCTATTTTCACTGAATCTGAATTTGAGCAATTAAATTATTTACTTGATAAATTAAATTCAAATTTAGAATAA
- a CDS encoding MFS transporter, which produces MDENKDNKDNIDKEANKTKIGNVAKEFSGTKVDNVDLGEGVLKKSSSKTLIVFLAAFTSFITAFSTSAIAVAIPSIANQFVIDAILQNWLATSFLLTIAVFSVPFGKLSGKYGLKKFFIIGILVFLIGSVGATFSFSAYSLIFFRIIQGIAAAMLNVAGFALVTEALPPQERGKGIGLTISSVYIGLTLAPVLGGILTKNLGWQSIFYVIIPLLFIPLILAVWKVKDEWITGENDPFDFSGTIIYSAGILLFMYGFTILNELNGLILTIIGIALLIGFGIWELRQKFPVFHVELFKNVRFSSSSLAALISYLATFVVTYILNYHLQYIEGMDPQTTGLILIVTPALMAIIAPFSGNLSDKIEPQKLAAIGMGFVTVAIFILIFLDKGTPLSVIIIAMILQGIGYGIFSSPNTNSIMGSVSRKFAPIASATVSTVRVIGQTMSLGMLTVIFAIVMGSVQIVPKYYPLLTQSSQIACIIATMLCIIAVFASLVGMKSNTKMNNNS; this is translated from the coding sequence ATGGATGAAAATAAGGATAATAAGGATAATATCGATAAAGAAGCCAATAAGACTAAAATTGGCAATGTTGCTAAAGAATTTAGTGGGACTAAAGTTGATAATGTTGATTTAGGTGAAGGTGTTTTGAAAAAATCTTCTTCTAAGACATTGATTGTATTTTTAGCAGCATTTACTTCATTTATAACTGCCTTTTCAACTTCTGCAATAGCTGTAGCTATTCCATCCATAGCTAATCAATTTGTTATTGATGCTATACTTCAAAATTGGTTAGCCACATCATTTTTGCTCACTATAGCTGTATTTTCAGTTCCTTTTGGTAAATTATCTGGTAAATATGGATTAAAAAAATTTTTTATTATAGGAATATTAGTATTTTTAATAGGTAGTGTTGGAGCTACTTTTTCGTTTTCAGCATACTCTTTGATATTCTTTAGAATAATTCAAGGAATAGCTGCAGCTATGTTAAATGTTGCAGGTTTTGCACTAGTAACTGAAGCACTGCCTCCTCAAGAACGTGGTAAAGGTATTGGATTAACTATTTCTAGTGTTTATATTGGGTTGACTTTAGCTCCAGTTTTAGGAGGTATACTGACTAAAAATCTTGGTTGGCAAAGTATTTTTTATGTTATAATTCCATTACTTTTCATACCTTTGATTTTAGCTGTGTGGAAAGTTAAAGATGAATGGATTACTGGTGAAAATGATCCATTTGATTTTTCTGGAACCATAATATATTCAGCAGGTATATTATTATTCATGTATGGATTCACAATATTGAATGAACTAAACGGGCTAATTTTAACAATTATTGGAATAGCTCTATTAATAGGATTTGGTATTTGGGAATTAAGACAAAAATTCCCAGTTTTCCATGTTGAACTTTTTAAAAATGTTAGATTTTCATCCTCTTCTTTAGCTGCTCTTATTAGCTATTTAGCTACATTTGTGGTAACTTATATATTGAATTATCATTTACAATATATTGAAGGTATGGATCCTCAAACAACAGGGCTTATTCTTATTGTTACTCCTGCATTAATGGCAATTATAGCACCATTTTCAGGAAATCTTTCAGATAAAATTGAACCTCAGAAATTAGCTGCCATAGGTATGGGATTTGTTACAGTAGCTATCTTTATATTGATATTTTTAGATAAAGGCACTCCTTTAAGTGTAATTATCATAGCTATGATTTTACAAGGAATTGGTTATGGTATTTTCTCATCACCAAATACAAACTCTATAATGGGATCAGTTTCAAGAAAATTTGCCCCTATTGCTTCTGCAACAGTTTCAACTGTTCGAGTTATTGGTCAAACGATGAGTTTAGGTATGCTAACTGTGATTTTTGCTATAGTCATGGGTTCAGTTCAGATTGTTCCGAAATACTACCCATTACTTACACAAAGTTCTCAAATTGCATGTATAATTGCTACTATGCTTTGTATAATAGCTGTATTTGCTTCTTTAGTTGGAATGAAATCTAATACTAAAATGAACAATAATTCTTAG
- a CDS encoding CBS domain-containing protein, giving the protein MMLKKIKIRDVMTKDVFTTTADEEVVFAFEKLMKHKVSALPVLNDSKDMIGIVTATDLGYNLVLDKYKLGTKVSSVMVEDVASVGPDEFLYDAIRAMEDNAPDGSIINQLPVIENNKLIGIISDGDIIKALK; this is encoded by the coding sequence GTGATGTTGAAAAAGATAAAGATTAGAGATGTGATGACTAAAGATGTTTTCACAACAACTGCCGATGAAGAAGTAGTATTTGCATTTGAAAAATTGATGAAGCATAAGGTAAGTGCATTGCCTGTTCTCAATGATTCAAAAGATATGATTGGAATAGTTACTGCTACAGATTTAGGTTATAATTTAGTATTAGATAAATATAAATTAGGAACTAAGGTTTCAAGTGTAATGGTTGAAGATGTAGCTTCAGTTGGTCCTGATGAGTTTTTATATGATGCAATTCGTGCAATGGAAGATAATGCTCCTGATGGAAGTATTATAAATCAACTTCCTGTTATAGAGAATAATAAACTTATTGGAATTATATCTGATGGCGATATTATAAAAGCACTTAAATAA
- a CDS encoding DUF998 domain-containing protein — translation MDFEKFLMPFGMIATIFYFFHVFLGQIIWEGYNPITTDISTLTAVGSPNVELLSIFTFFYGLFLIFFSIGMVVKFFRGNNNLIKIGCSLLLIMSVISFIGFAFFPLSVDKTAINFQNMMHIIITGIVVVLTISYQFFIAFGFLKDKFKALGLISLILAILTVLFGFLTPLSLSFGLNIIGLTERLVIFTILIYIFFLSMVYTFDLDLFLDKN, via the coding sequence ATGGATTTTGAGAAATTTTTAATGCCATTTGGTATGATTGCTACAATTTTTTATTTTTTTCATGTATTTTTGGGTCAGATTATTTGGGAAGGATATAACCCAATAACTACTGATATTAGTACCTTAACTGCAGTAGGAAGTCCAAATGTTGAATTACTCTCTATTTTTACTTTTTTCTATGGTTTATTTTTAATATTTTTTTCAATTGGAATGGTTGTAAAATTTTTTAGGGGAAATAATAATTTAATCAAAATAGGATGTTCATTATTACTTATAATGTCTGTAATTTCATTTATTGGATTTGCTTTCTTCCCTCTATCTGTAGATAAAACTGCCATCAATTTTCAAAATATGATGCATATAATTATAACCGGGATTGTAGTTGTATTAACAATTTCATATCAATTTTTTATAGCATTTGGATTTTTAAAAGATAAATTTAAGGCATTAGGATTAATATCCTTAATTTTAGCTATTTTAACAGTTTTATTTGGATTTTTAACTCCTTTATCTTTAAGCTTTGGTTTAAATATTATTGGTTTAACTGAAAGACTTGTTATATTTACTATATTGATCTATATATTCTTTTTATCAATGGTTTATACTTTTGATTTAGACCTATTTTTGGATAAAAATTAA
- the hdrB gene encoding CoB--CoM heterodisulfide reductase subunit B, producing the protein MEIAYFLGCIMNNRYPGIEKATRILFNNLDIELKDMAGASCCPAPGVFGSFDKKTWASIAARNITIAEDMDLDIMTECNGCFGSLFETNHMLKHDADMKDEINEVLAETDREFKGSIDVKHLAQILYNDVGLDKLSELVSNPLNLNVAVHYGCHFLRPSAEIQIDNAEKPTILDELVEITGAKSVPYKDKMMCCGAGGGLRARDIDVTASFTKEKLDNMTAAGVDAIVDVCPFCHLQFDVGQTEVNKMYNTDYGIPVFHLAQLLGLAMGLGADELTLDSHLIDSAPALAKIVEESDRVTGGE; encoded by the coding sequence ATGGAAATCGCATATTTCTTAGGTTGTATCATGAACAACCGTTATCCTGGTATTGAAAAAGCAACAAGAATTTTATTTAATAATCTTGATATAGAACTTAAAGACATGGCTGGAGCTTCCTGTTGTCCTGCTCCTGGTGTATTTGGTTCTTTTGATAAAAAAACCTGGGCTTCTATAGCTGCTCGTAATATTACTATTGCAGAAGATATGGACTTAGACATAATGACTGAATGTAATGGATGTTTCGGATCCTTATTTGAAACCAATCACATGTTAAAACATGATGCTGATATGAAAGATGAAATTAATGAAGTATTAGCTGAAACTGATAGGGAATTCAAAGGATCTATCGATGTAAAACATTTAGCTCAAATTTTATACAATGATGTAGGTTTAGACAAACTTTCTGAATTAGTCAGCAACCCATTAAATTTAAATGTAGCTGTCCATTATGGATGCCACTTTTTAAGACCATCTGCTGAAATTCAAATTGATAATGCAGAAAAACCAACTATTTTAGATGAATTAGTTGAAATTACTGGTGCTAAATCTGTACCTTATAAAGACAAAATGATGTGCTGTGGTGCAGGTGGAGGTCTCAGAGCTAGAGATATTGATGTAACTGCAAGTTTCACTAAAGAAAAACTCGACAACATGACTGCTGCAGGTGTAGATGCAATTGTAGATGTTTGTCCATTCTGTCACTTACAATTTGATGTAGGTCAAACTGAAGTAAACAAAATGTATAATACTGACTACGGAATACCTGTTTTCCATTTAGCTCAATTATTAGGATTAGCTATGGGATTAGGTGCAGACGAGTTAACTTTAGATTCTCATTTAATCGACTCTGCTCCAGCTCTTGCAAAAATAGTTGAAGAATCTGACAGAGTTACTGGTGGAGAATAA
- a CDS encoding MFS transporter produces the protein MSSNDSIKNEKLPSAAWLLFIAVIAALMGMGLIGPVLPTLTKTLSASPSEVTLLYSSYNFVIAIGALITGAISTRLGLKKTLLIGTIIIGLFAAIAGFASNIWTIIGLRGIWALGSSLFFATGLAAMVTAAGVSKTRAIVLFEAAVGIGVAIGPLIGGILGQFSWRYPFIGIGIMMTIVFLLLFIKLPNVKEDLGDKKNTSLTDPLRAMKNRPIAVLGIANCFYNFGFFTLLAYSPLALGLDPFNIGIIFLGWGILLGISSYFIAPKIEKKFGFIKSLYIMLIIFTALLLIMGIWTSNILVMSACIVFSGFLFGNSNSLFTNAVMKTSTVETSTTSASFSFLRMIGGAIAPFMAGILAQLYSPNTPFLVGSCFVIASIIIIVLNRKHIHLPKTETEEPTQEHSFKVKDFMITDVISIKPTTTVKELLRLLSKNNIGGVPVVDKENKLINMISDGDVLRYLAPKKGSFHDFVYTIFIEEGETEQEVLNEKINATIDSLMQKKEIYSIKKEDTLEKAIQILSNHQFKKLPVIDSNNKVIGIISRGDVSNNLMKMITKNKN, from the coding sequence ATGTCATCAAATGATTCAATAAAAAATGAAAAATTGCCTTCAGCAGCATGGTTATTGTTTATTGCAGTAATAGCTGCTCTGATGGGCATGGGACTTATAGGTCCAGTATTACCAACACTTACTAAAACATTATCAGCAAGTCCAAGTGAAGTTACTCTGCTTTATAGTAGTTATAATTTCGTGATAGCAATTGGAGCACTTATAACTGGAGCAATTTCTACAAGATTAGGTCTTAAAAAGACATTACTCATCGGAACTATTATTATTGGACTATTTGCAGCTATTGCAGGTTTTGCAAGTAATATTTGGACAATTATTGGTTTGCGAGGGATATGGGCATTAGGTAGTTCCCTTTTCTTTGCAACTGGATTGGCTGCAATGGTTACAGCAGCAGGAGTTTCAAAAACAAGAGCAATTGTTTTATTTGAAGCAGCTGTTGGAATAGGTGTTGCAATAGGGCCTTTAATTGGAGGGATATTAGGACAATTTTCATGGAGATACCCATTTATTGGCATTGGTATAATGATGACTATTGTTTTTCTTTTATTGTTTATTAAGCTTCCAAATGTAAAAGAAGATTTAGGTGACAAAAAAAATACATCATTAACTGATCCATTACGTGCAATGAAAAATAGACCAATTGCAGTATTAGGAATTGCTAATTGTTTTTATAATTTTGGATTTTTCACATTACTAGCATACAGTCCTCTTGCACTAGGATTAGATCCATTTAATATAGGTATCATATTCTTAGGATGGGGAATTCTCCTAGGAATTTCCTCTTACTTTATAGCACCTAAAATTGAAAAGAAATTCGGATTTATCAAATCATTATATATAATGCTAATTATTTTCACTGCACTTCTTTTGATTATGGGAATATGGACATCTAACATACTTGTCATGTCTGCATGTATAGTCTTTTCTGGTTTTTTATTTGGAAATAGTAATTCTTTATTTACAAATGCAGTTATGAAAACATCTACTGTTGAAACATCAACTACTTCTGCATCATTTTCGTTTCTACGTATGATTGGTGGAGCTATAGCTCCTTTTATGGCAGGAATATTGGCTCAATTATATTCACCCAACACACCATTTTTAGTTGGAAGTTGCTTTGTTATAGCTTCCATAATAATTATAGTACTAAACCGTAAACATATTCATCTACCAAAAACTGAAACAGAAGAACCAACTCAAGAACACTCATTCAAAGTAAAAGATTTCATGATTACAGATGTGATTTCTATAAAACCCACTACAACAGTAAAAGAATTACTAAGGTTACTAAGCAAAAATAATATTGGTGGAGTTCCAGTTGTTGATAAGGAAAATAAATTAATTAATATGATCAGTGATGGAGATGTCCTGAGATATCTTGCTCCAAAAAAAGGTTCATTTCATGATTTTGTTTATACAATATTTATTGAAGAAGGAGAAACCGAGCAAGAAGTTTTAAATGAAAAAATCAATGCAACAATTGATAGTTTAATGCAAAAAAAAGAAATATATTCTATAAAAAAAGAGGATACTCTTGAGAAAGCTATCCAAATCTTGTCTAATCATCAATTCAAAAAACTCCCAGTAATAGATTCCAATAATAAAGTCATAGGTATTATAAGCAGAGGAGATGTAAGTAACAATCTAATGAAAATGATAACCAAAAATAAAAATTGA